The nucleotide window GGGTATTCCGGCACAGCGCCTTGCCGCTCGTATCGCCGAGCTGACCGAAGGCCGTATCAACGTTCAGTATTTCGCTGCTGGCGAGCGCGTTGGCGCGTTTGACTCCTTCGACGAAGTTGCTTCCGGTAACGCGCAGGCCTACATCGCCGCCGACTATTACTGGAAAGGCAAGCATCCGGGTTGGGCAGCATTCACTGCTGTACCGTTCGGCCTTACTGTCACCGAAATGGACGCCTGGATTAAGTTCGGCGGCGGCCAGGAGCTCTGGGATGAGCTGGCAGCTGGCTTTGGTCTGAAAAACTTTGCTTGCGGTAACACCGGCGTTCAGATGGGCGGCTGGTTCAACAAGGAAATCGAAACTGCTGACGACCTGAAAGGTCTGAAGATGCGTATTCCGGGTCAGGGCGGTGACGTTCTGGCGAAACTCGGCGCATCTCCGGTATCTCTGCCAGGTGGCCAGATCTACGAAAACCTTGTCTCCGGCGCGATTGACGCGACTGAGTGGGTTGGCCCGTTCAACGACTACTTCATGAAGTTCTACGAAGCGGCCAAGTACTACTACTATCCGGGTATGCATGAGCCGGGTGCCATGTTGGCCATGGGCTGCAACAAAGACTGGTTCGACGGACTTTCCAAGACCGACCAGGCCATCATTGCAGCAGCATGTGCGGAAGAAAACGCCAACACCATGGCGGAAACAAATGCCAACAACGGTGTTTATCTGAAGCGCTTGATCGAAGAACACGGCGTTGAACTGAAAGAGTTCAATGACGAGATTTACGATGCGTTCGGTGAAGCTGCACAGGAAGTTCTCGAAGAGGCAATGGATCACTCTCCAGAGTCCAAGAAGATCTTCGAAAGCGTTGTCAATGCGCGCCAGGAAATCGGCAGCTGGATGGCAATCTCCGACGTTGCTTATTCCAACAAGCGTAACCGCGTTCTGGGCATTCCGTCCTAAACATGGTTCGGAGCTAAAGGGGCGGGAGAAATCCCGTCCCTCTTCGCATTGACAAGACTAAAAAAGGCAAAGCCACGATGACGGCCTTGGACGGGGTTCAAGACGGCTCGTCTGCCATAAATTCCGACGGTTCACATTCGTCCGGTAGTGCTCGCATCTACCGCCTTTTCGGGTGGGTTGTGCTTGCAGTCATGGCAGCGTTTCTGATCAACAACTACCTCACGTATTGGCAGAACCTGCCCGGGATTTCCCCCATTTTCGGTGGAAAGGCAAACGGATCGATGCCGATCCTTTGGTCCTGGCTGCAACTGGCAATCTATGCGGCATTCGCTCTTTGGGGCATTTCCTACGTATCGCGATCAAGCGCAACACTGCGCGAAGACAGCGCCAGGATCAGTCAGATCAATGCCTATTTGATCCGAGCCGCGTTTTTTGCCGTGCTGATCGTAGGCCTTGTCGATGCTGCTATCTCATTTTTGCGTGTGGAAGGTTTGCTCGCAGGTGTGGTTGGCGAACAGCTGGCGGAAGATCTCGGCAAATCGCGCTTCCGTGGCGCATATGTTCATATGCCGCTGATCGCTGCATCGGTGGTGATTGCCGCTTTCACCAGAACGCTCGGTTTTACCTGGCTGGCACTGCTTGTTGTCGGTGCCGAGCTCATGATCGTGATCGGCCGTTTCGTTTTCTCCTACGAACAGGCCTTTCTGGCTGACCTCGTGCGCTTCTGGTATGCGGCACTGTTCCTGTTCGCCAGTGCCTATACGCTTTTGGAAGAAGGCCACGTGAGGGTCGACGTCTTCTATGCGGGCATGGCTGCGAGGACCAAGGGGTATGTCAATGCCGTCGGTTCCGTGGTCTTGGGCATGAGCCTTTGCACTGTGATCCTGGTTATCGGCATGGGCGGCAAGCAAAACATCATCAACAGCCCGATCTTGAGTTACGAAGTGACCCAGGCCGGATTTGGTCTTTACGTGAAGTATCTCATGGCGGGTTTCCTCGGTGTCTTTGCCGTGACCATGATGGTCCAGTTCGTGGCCTATTTCCTAGACGCTGTCGCCGACATTCGCGGTGAGCCCGGCGGACGGGATCATGACAGCCATTCTGTTCAATAGAGCCTGACGAGACCACTTGATATGGAACTTTTCTTCCTCTTCCTTCTTGTCGTCCTGATGGCTTTTGCCTTGGGGTCCGGCTTTCCGGTCGCCTTTGCCCTTCCCGGGTCGGCCATTCTGACCATCGGCATTGCTGCAGGATCGGGATACCTGTTTGCCGGTGATCCGGCAGCCTATTTCGCCCATGGCGGAGCCGGACAGTGGCTCAGCGCAGGTGTCACGAACTTCCGAGGCATCTATTGGGAGGCGGAACGAGATACGCTGATCGCCATTCCGCTTTTCGTTTTCATGGGCATCATGCTTCAGCGCTCGAAGATTGCTGAAGATCTGCTCGTGACGATGGCGCGTCTGTTCGGTCCGGTTCCCGGCGGTCTCGGCATTTCGGTGGTGTTCGTGGGCGCTCTTTTGGCAGCGACCACAGGTATCGTTGGTGCGACTGTTGTCGCCATGGGCCTGATTTCGCTTCCGGCGATGCTGCGCAACAACTATTCGGTTCCCTTGGCGACCGGCACGATTGCCGCGTCCGGCACGCTCGGTCAGATTATTCCTCCGTCCATCGTTCTCATCATTCTGGCCGACCAGTTGGCAAGTGCGGTGGATCAGGCAGGGTCGCTGCGCCAGACACTTTACAAGGACAGTACCGGCGAGATTTCCATGCCGTCGGATTTCTCGGTTGTCTCGACCAGCGCCGGTGAAATGTTCCTCGGGGCGTTTCTGCCGGGTCTTGTTCTGGTCGGCCTCTATATGCTGTTCATTCTCGGCTTTGCCCTGCTCAACCCCAAGGCGGCACCGGCCGTCCATGAGGAAGGTACTTTCACACGAAAGTTTGCGGGCAAAGTGGTTATCACCCTGGTGCCGCCGCTGGCTCTGATCTTCCTGGTGCTCGGCTCCATCATTGCCGGTATTGCAACAGTGAACCAGGCCGGTGCCATTGGCGCTGTCGGTGCGATGATCATGGCCGGCTACCGTCTCCGCGAAGGCAAGAAGGGCGCTTATTCGCCGGCTATCCTTGCTGTGATCGCTCTGCTTGGACTTGCGATGGTGATCAGCTTCATCGGAGCGGTGAACATCAAACTGGTTACATCCAGCCAGGATGTGCTTGGTCTGGTGCTTGCGCTCATAGCTGTCTCTCTGCTGCTGATTGCCATTTTCTGGTCCGGCTGGCGTACGCTGCAACTTGAAAACACCTTGCGTGGTGTCATGGTGGAAACCGCCAAGACGACGTCACTGGTGTTCATCATTCTGCTCGGCGCTGCCATGCTCACATCGGCCTTCAGGGCCTTTGGTGGGGAGGAGCTTGTCAAGGACTTCCTGCAGGGTTTGCCGGGAGGTTTCTGGGCTCAGTTCCTGATCGTCATGCTGGTGATCTTCATTCTGGGCTTTTTCCTCGATTTCATTGAGATCGCCGTGGTGGTCGTGCCGATTGTCGCGCCCATTCTGCTTGCAGATCCGTCAGCAAACGTGACGGCCGTCTGGCTCGGTGTGATGATCGGTCTCAACATCCAGACATCGTTCCTGACACCGCCGTTCGGGTTTGCGCTGTTTTACCTGCGCGGCGTTGCGCCGGCAGTCGTCAAGACGCTGGACATGTACAAGGGCGTGATCGCCTTTATCTGCCTGCAATTGTTGGCGCTTGGTATTGTCGGCCTTTACCCGCAGCTGGTGAACTATCTGCCGAACCGGTCGACACTTCTGTCTGAGACTGCGCCGCCGCCCAAGAACCCGCGTCTGCAATACTGCATGGAGCGCCTTGTTCATGAGGATTTCCAGCAGAACGGCAGCTCGATTCTGACCGCGATCCAGAATGCGGAAAGTATCGACATGAGTTATCTTCCGGAAGATCTCCAGGAAGACATGGCCGAGGGTTTTGCGAAGGCAAGAGAAGCTCTGCCCTTGATGCAAGCCATCAAGGACGCAGAGAACCAGGTTGCTTCAGCCTCCGGCGACTACCGACCGATGCACATTCAGGTGCGGGCGCTGGAGCGCGATGCGCGCCGGATCGACGAACGCATCGAAGAACTGCAGGTTGTTGTCGACAGGTCCGGCGAGGGGGGTGTCTATTCTCCTGAGCAAGGCGAGCGTGCGCAG belongs to Roseibium porphyridii and includes:
- a CDS encoding TRAP transporter substrate-binding protein codes for the protein MDRRSFIKKAGLGAGGIAAGSALAAPAIAQGTTDMVIVSTWPRDFPGLGIPAQRLAARIAELTEGRINVQYFAAGERVGAFDSFDEVASGNAQAYIAADYYWKGKHPGWAAFTAVPFGLTVTEMDAWIKFGGGQELWDELAAGFGLKNFACGNTGVQMGGWFNKEIETADDLKGLKMRIPGQGGDVLAKLGASPVSLPGGQIYENLVSGAIDATEWVGPFNDYFMKFYEAAKYYYYPGMHEPGAMLAMGCNKDWFDGLSKTDQAIIAAACAEENANTMAETNANNGVYLKRLIEEHGVELKEFNDEIYDAFGEAAQEVLEEAMDHSPESKKIFESVVNARQEIGSWMAISDVAYSNKRNRVLGIPS
- a CDS encoding TRAP transporter large permease encodes the protein MELFFLFLLVVLMAFALGSGFPVAFALPGSAILTIGIAAGSGYLFAGDPAAYFAHGGAGQWLSAGVTNFRGIYWEAERDTLIAIPLFVFMGIMLQRSKIAEDLLVTMARLFGPVPGGLGISVVFVGALLAATTGIVGATVVAMGLISLPAMLRNNYSVPLATGTIAASGTLGQIIPPSIVLIILADQLASAVDQAGSLRQTLYKDSTGEISMPSDFSVVSTSAGEMFLGAFLPGLVLVGLYMLFILGFALLNPKAAPAVHEEGTFTRKFAGKVVITLVPPLALIFLVLGSIIAGIATVNQAGAIGAVGAMIMAGYRLREGKKGAYSPAILAVIALLGLAMVISFIGAVNIKLVTSSQDVLGLVLALIAVSLLLIAIFWSGWRTLQLENTLRGVMVETAKTTSLVFIILLGAAMLTSAFRAFGGEELVKDFLQGLPGGFWAQFLIVMLVIFILGFFLDFIEIAVVVVPIVAPILLADPSANVTAVWLGVMIGLNIQTSFLTPPFGFALFYLRGVAPAVVKTLDMYKGVIAFICLQLLALGIVGLYPQLVNYLPNRSTLLSETAPPPKNPRLQYCMERLVHEDFQQNGSSILTAIQNAESIDMSYLPEDLQEDMAEGFAKAREALPLMQAIKDAENQVASASGDYRPMHIQVRALERDARRIDERIEELQVVVDRSGEGGVYSPEQGERAQARIEALQKEHDALLAEIPETWESVYGEFSQIQKAENTARLTYRRTVDQAYEPMLELKAILADADTVAAFKPELEALKQEVPQLEPDAAVEAIAAMRSKVGAAEGTSDIRKGLTEARKIMRSREPNAEAAVEEINKSLAALDADLAWRQKAANEILPQIAAYDAAIVNNIGLRQQNRLPNDMALDVAACLSDHRDISLSF
- a CDS encoding TRAP transporter small permease subunit translates to MTALDGVQDGSSAINSDGSHSSGSARIYRLFGWVVLAVMAAFLINNYLTYWQNLPGISPIFGGKANGSMPILWSWLQLAIYAAFALWGISYVSRSSATLREDSARISQINAYLIRAAFFAVLIVGLVDAAISFLRVEGLLAGVVGEQLAEDLGKSRFRGAYVHMPLIAASVVIAAFTRTLGFTWLALLVVGAELMIVIGRFVFSYEQAFLADLVRFWYAALFLFASAYTLLEEGHVRVDVFYAGMAARTKGYVNAVGSVVLGMSLCTVILVIGMGGKQNIINSPILSYEVTQAGFGLYVKYLMAGFLGVFAVTMMVQFVAYFLDAVADIRGEPGGRDHDSHSVQ